One genomic window of Arachis stenosperma cultivar V10309 chromosome 10, arast.V10309.gnm1.PFL2, whole genome shotgun sequence includes the following:
- the LOC130955284 gene encoding protein IQ-DOMAIN 14-like isoform X2 gives MGKKGSWFSAIKRVFTHHSKEKQVPNDSENKSSKDKKKKGLGKLRHGETNSFIPLFREPSSIEKIFGDFEREQQLLSVRPPTPLEQPKPAPVVPPRAASPRAPSPRAPSPRAASPKAPSPRATSPKATSSRVVHHHKEVGYRPEPTLRNQHAAASKIQAVYRGYMARRSFRALKGLVRLQGVVRGQNVKRQTVNAMKHMQLLVRVQSQIQSRRIQMLENQARYQAELRNDKDVASTLGKLTSENEEWDDSLLTKEEIEARLQRKVEAIIKRERAMAFAYSHQLWKSTPKSSSTPVTDLRSGPWWWNWLERQMPASSNPQEKQSLKNFQITPPRPYSEQKTSPKPASTSTPRQHHFAFDNMDIPTPKSTKSTVLPSSKPSRTPPYRTPQPSTMSKYSRAFDVALKDDDSLTSCPPFSVPNYMAPTVSAKAKVRANSNPRERFGGVGTPTSDSKRRLSFPFTQGNMSVDSTVSLPATMGRKPFTRFV, from the exons ATGGGAAAGAAGGGTAGTTGGTTTTCTGCAATAAAGAGGGTTTTCACACACCACTCCAAGGAGAAGCAAGTACCTAAT GATTCGGAGAACAAAAGCTCgaaagataagaagaagaaaggcCTAGGAAAACTAAGGCATGGAGAGACCAATTCATTCATCCCCCTCTTCAGAGAGCCAAGCAGCATTGAGAAAATCTTTGGCGACTTTGAAAGAGAGCAACAATTACTATCTGTAAGGCCTCCAACGCCTCTCGAGCAACCAAAACCAGCCCCTGTTGTCCCTCCTAGAGCTGCTTCTCCAAGGGCTCCTTCTCCGAGGGCTCCATCTCCAAGAGCTGCGTCTCCGAAGGCTCCTTCTCCGCGTGCTACCTCTCCCAAAGCTACTTCTTCCAGGGTTGTTCATCACCACAAGGAGGTTGGCTATAGACCGGAACCAACTTTAAGGAACCAACATGCCGCAGCATCTAAGATCCAGGCTGTTTATAGAGGCTATATG GCCAGGAGGAGTTTTAGAGCTCTGAAGGGATTAGTGAGGCTTCAAGGCGTGGTAAGAGGACAGAATGTGAAGAGACAGACGGTTAATGCCATGAAACATATGCAGCTTTTGGTGCGAGTTCAGTCTCAAATTCAGTCTCGAAGGATTCAGATGCTGGAAAATCAGGCGCGATATCAAGCCGAGTTAAGGAATGACAAGGATGTTGCTAGCACCTTGGGCAAATTGACT TCTGAGAATGAAGAATGGGATGATAGCTTACTGACAAAAGAGGAAATAGAGGCAAGATTACAGAGGAAGGTGGAAGCAATCATcaaaagagaaagagcaatgGCATTTGCATACTCTCATCAG TTATGGAAATCCACTCCGAAATCATCTTCGACGCCGGTGACAGACTTGCGATCCGGTCCTTGGTGGTGGAACTGGTTGGAGAGACAAATGCCAGCCTCATCAAATCCACAAGAGAAACAATCCCTCAAGAACTTCCAAATCACACCTCCAAGACCATACTCAGAACAGAAGACTAGTCCTAAACCCGCCTCGACCAGCACCCCTCGGCAGCATCATTTCGCCTTCGACAACATGGACATACCGACGCCAAAATCCACCAAATCAACCGTACTCCCATCCTCAAAACCTTCTAGAACTCCACCATACAGAACTCCACAACCATCAACCATGTCAAAGTATTCAAGAGCCTTCGACGTGGCGCTGAAGGACGACGATAGCCTAACAAGTTGTCCACCATTTTCCGTGCCGAATTACATGGCTCCAACTGTTTCTGCCAAGGCCAAAGTTCGCGCCAATAGCAATCCAAGAGAAAGGTTTGGTGGTGTTGGAACTCCAACAAGTGATTCAAAGAGAAGACTCTCATTCCCTTTCACACAAG GGAACATGAGTGTGGATTCAACTGTTTCTTTGCCTGCTACCATGGGGAGAAAGCCTTTTACAAGATTTGTGTGA
- the LOC130955284 gene encoding protein IQ-DOMAIN 14-like isoform X1, with protein sequence MGKKGSWFSAIKRVFTHHSKEKQVPNDSENKSSKDKKKKGLGKLRHGETNSFIPLFREPSSIEKIFGDFEREQQLLSVRPPTPLEQPKPAPVVPPRAASPRAPSPRAPSPRAASPKAPSPRATSPKATSSRVVHHHKEVGYRPEPTLRNQHAAASKIQAVYRGYMARRSFRALKGLVRLQGVVRGQNVKRQTVNAMKHMQLLVRVQSQIQSRRIQMLENQARYQAELRNDKDVASTLGKLTSENEEWDDSLLTKEEIEARLQRKVEAIIKRERAMAFAYSHQLWKSTPKSSSTPVTDLRSGPWWWNWLERQMPASSNPQEKQSLKNFQITPPRPYSEQKTSPKPASTSTPRQHHFAFDNMDIPTPKSTKSTVLPSSKPSRTPPYRTPQPSTMSKYSRAFDVALKDDDSLTSCPPFSVPNYMAPTVSAKAKVRANSNPRERFGGVGTPTSDSKRRLSFPFTQGIGSFKWNNSNNGKTNKDLPGSNHRMQLDSSIGNMSVDSTVSLPATMGRKPFTRFV encoded by the exons ATGGGAAAGAAGGGTAGTTGGTTTTCTGCAATAAAGAGGGTTTTCACACACCACTCCAAGGAGAAGCAAGTACCTAAT GATTCGGAGAACAAAAGCTCgaaagataagaagaagaaaggcCTAGGAAAACTAAGGCATGGAGAGACCAATTCATTCATCCCCCTCTTCAGAGAGCCAAGCAGCATTGAGAAAATCTTTGGCGACTTTGAAAGAGAGCAACAATTACTATCTGTAAGGCCTCCAACGCCTCTCGAGCAACCAAAACCAGCCCCTGTTGTCCCTCCTAGAGCTGCTTCTCCAAGGGCTCCTTCTCCGAGGGCTCCATCTCCAAGAGCTGCGTCTCCGAAGGCTCCTTCTCCGCGTGCTACCTCTCCCAAAGCTACTTCTTCCAGGGTTGTTCATCACCACAAGGAGGTTGGCTATAGACCGGAACCAACTTTAAGGAACCAACATGCCGCAGCATCTAAGATCCAGGCTGTTTATAGAGGCTATATG GCCAGGAGGAGTTTTAGAGCTCTGAAGGGATTAGTGAGGCTTCAAGGCGTGGTAAGAGGACAGAATGTGAAGAGACAGACGGTTAATGCCATGAAACATATGCAGCTTTTGGTGCGAGTTCAGTCTCAAATTCAGTCTCGAAGGATTCAGATGCTGGAAAATCAGGCGCGATATCAAGCCGAGTTAAGGAATGACAAGGATGTTGCTAGCACCTTGGGCAAATTGACT TCTGAGAATGAAGAATGGGATGATAGCTTACTGACAAAAGAGGAAATAGAGGCAAGATTACAGAGGAAGGTGGAAGCAATCATcaaaagagaaagagcaatgGCATTTGCATACTCTCATCAG TTATGGAAATCCACTCCGAAATCATCTTCGACGCCGGTGACAGACTTGCGATCCGGTCCTTGGTGGTGGAACTGGTTGGAGAGACAAATGCCAGCCTCATCAAATCCACAAGAGAAACAATCCCTCAAGAACTTCCAAATCACACCTCCAAGACCATACTCAGAACAGAAGACTAGTCCTAAACCCGCCTCGACCAGCACCCCTCGGCAGCATCATTTCGCCTTCGACAACATGGACATACCGACGCCAAAATCCACCAAATCAACCGTACTCCCATCCTCAAAACCTTCTAGAACTCCACCATACAGAACTCCACAACCATCAACCATGTCAAAGTATTCAAGAGCCTTCGACGTGGCGCTGAAGGACGACGATAGCCTAACAAGTTGTCCACCATTTTCCGTGCCGAATTACATGGCTCCAACTGTTTCTGCCAAGGCCAAAGTTCGCGCCAATAGCAATCCAAGAGAAAGGTTTGGTGGTGTTGGAACTCCAACAAGTGATTCAAAGAGAAGACTCTCATTCCCTTTCACACAAGGTATTGGTTCTTTCAAATGGAATAATAGTAATAATGGTAAAACCAATAAGGATCTTCCTGGCTCTAATCACAGGATGCAACTTGATTCTTCTATAGGGAACATGAGTGTGGATTCAACTGTTTCTTTGCCTGCTACCATGGGGAGAAAGCCTTTTACAAGATTTGTGTGA